The following nucleotide sequence is from Thermoflexus hugenholtzii JAD2.
ACCTTGCCTGGACGGATCTTCGCCAAGGTGTTAGGCTAAAGGATAAAGGGAGGCCTGACAACCCTATCATTCCGATTTGAAAAACAGAGTGGCGTTAGCCGGGTAGCTTGAGGCGGCGGACATCATGGGCGAGGCGGCCGGTCTAACGTATCTATCTCCATCCGCTTTCGCTCCCCGGCGAATCGCTGAGCCCGGAAAGGTGGCGTGGAGATGCGCGCTTTTGAAAGCACAACCTGGTCACCTCCTCCGGATTGGCAACGCTTCACCACCATCGATCTGCACGCCGAGGGCGAGCCGCTGCGCGTGCTGGCCACCGGCCTTGACCCGATCCCCGGCTCCACCATCCTCGATAAGCGCCGCTATGCCCAACAGCACCTGGACGGGCTGCGCCGCGCGCTGATCTTGGAGCCGCGTGGCCATGCCGATATGTATGGCGCGATCATCACCGAACCCGCCTCGCCCGATAGCGACCTGGGCGTGCTCTTTATGCACAACGAGGGCTGGAGCACCATGTGTGGCCACGGCATCATCGCCCTGGTCACCTGCTTGCTGGAAACGCGCTTGAGGCCGTCTACTTTCCCCAGCCTGGATTGTGAGCGCCTGGCGGCGAAAGGTGAGCTGCGCATCGATGCGCCGGCCGGCCAGGTCATCGCGCGAGCCACCTTAGCGCCTGACGGTCAGCGTGTGGCCCGCGTAACCTTCCGCAACGTGCCTTCGTTCGCTTACGCCCTCGACCAGGTGGTCGACGTGCCCGGCCTGGGCCGCGTGCGCTACGACCTCGCCTTCGGGGGCGCCTTCTACGCCTACGTGGACGCCGCTGAGATCGGATTGGGGCTGGAGGCCGGCGATTATCGCGCCTTGATCGAAGCCGGCATGGCCATCAAGCGGGCGGTGATGGCGACGCGGGAGATCCGCCATCCCTTCGAGCCGGATCTGAGCTTTCTATACGGCACGATCATCAGCGGACCGCCGCGCGACCCCGCTCATCAAGCCCGCAACGTATGCATCTTTGCGGAGGGCGAGGTGGATCGTTCGCCTACCGGCACGGGGGTGAGCGGGCGGGCAGCGCTGGAGTATGCGCGTGGACGCTTGCGGCCGGGTCAGCCTTTCACGATCGAGAGCATCCTGGGCACTACCTTCACCGTCACCATTGTGGACGAGGTGAACTTCGGTGGCTTCCCCGCGGTGATCCCCGAAGTCTCCGGGCGAGCCTGGATCACCGGCCGGCATGAGTTCGTGCTGGCACCTGATGATCCGCTGCGTGATGGATTCTTGCTGCGGTGAGCGCGCAATCCAACTTATTCCACCAACCCCGGACGCCTTCCGGGATCCACGCCCCATAGAGGGTCCCGCCATTGAGCGAGGCGGCGAGCGAGGCTTTGCCGGAGGGAGGCCCAGCGGTCAGGGTCACCCTGGGCATCGATGCGGGCCAGGGCGATGCGCGCCCAGCGCTGGGCCTCCCGCGGATCCCGATGGGTCCGCTCGTAGTAACGGGCCAGCCGGACCGCCGGCCACACCTCCCCGGGGAACTCCAGGGCCCATGCCTGCCAGACCCGGGCCGCCTCCTCCAGGCGGCCCATCCGGCGCAACAGGTTCCCCAGGGCGTGCCACGCAGTCCGCCGCAGCTCTGGATCCCCGACCTCCTCCTCCAGAGCCCGCCGGAAGGCCCGTTCCGCCGCCTCCCAGCGGCCGCTCTCCTGATACCACTGGCCCAGCTGCACCCAGTCCCACCCCTGCACCGCCGGATCCCGCTCCGGGTTCTCGAACAGATGGGCCAGGCGGGCGGCCAGGGTCACCATCGAGAGGACGTCCTGACGGTTGTGGCGGAACACCCCCTCCAGCAGATCCGGATCACGATGTTGCAGGTAGGCCCAATAACGGGAAGGGATCTCGGCGCCCGGCACGTCATCCGGGGAGCGTTCCAGCCCCAGGACAGCCTCCTCCAGGGCCATCAAGGCGCGGGAAGGCAACCGGCGCCGCCAGAGCCGACGGGCGGTCGGCAGCAAATCCCAGTGCGGCGCATCCAGGCCCCTCCATCGGAGCCCATAGCGATTCAGGCGCATCTCGATCAGCGGAAGATCGAAGCCCCGACCGTTGAAGGTCACCAGGCCCTGAACCCCAGTGGTCAACCCGAGAAACGCCTGCCAGAAGGCGGGCTCCGCCGCCGGATCCGCGAGGAAGAGCTGGCGGAAGACCAGGGCCTCGCCTTCGATCCGGGCGAAGCCGAGGAGGAAGATCATCGTCCCCGCCCCGCCCACCAGACCGGTGGTCTCCGTGTCCAGAAAGAGCACGCCCTCCGCCGGGATGTCCAGCCAGTCCGGATGGCTGGCCAGGGTGGCCACCGCCCCCCGGGGGGCAGTCCTCCAGGCCTCCAGGGGAAGGTCCCCATGCCATGCGAACAACGGCAGGGACTCCTCCCACAGCCGGATCCCGCTGTCGGGGAGGCTGGGAGGCCTTTTCACTTCGGAGGGACGGCCGCGAAGCCGCCGCCAGCGCGCTTCCAGGGATTCCACGTGTATGCGCTCCCGGATTCAATCAACCATCCTCGGCCCTTCCCTCGCTTCCCTTCGGGCCGCGCAGCACTTCCACGCCCATATACGGCCGGAGGACCTCCGGGACGACGATGCTGCCGTCCCGCTGCTGGTAGTTCTCCATGATGGCGATCACCGTGCGGGGCAGGCCCAGCCCGGAGCCGTTGAGGGTGTGCACGTAGCGGGGCCGAGCCCCGGGACGGGGACGGTAGCGGAGGTTGGCCCGCCGGGCCTGGAAGTCCTCGGTGTTGCTCACCGAGCTCACCTCCAGCCACTCCCCGCACCCGGCGGCGTAGACCTCCACGTCGTAGGTCTTCGCTGCGGCGAACCCCAGATCGCCGGTGCAAATCTCCACCACCCGGGTGGGCAGCCCCAGGCGCCGGCACGTGTCCACCACGTCCTCCACCATCTTCTCCAGCTCCAGATAGGAGGTCTCCGGCGTGGTGAACTTGTAAAGCTCCACCTTGTCGAACTGATGCCCGCGCTTGATCCCCCGCACATCCCGCCCGGCCGACATCCGCTCTCGGCGGAAGCAGGGCGTGTAGGCCACGTAGTAAAGGGGCAGCTGGTCGGCCTCCAGGATCTCATCCCGATGCAGGTTGGTGAGCGGGACCTCTGCCGTGGGGACCAGCCAGAGGTCATCCTCCACATCGTGGTAGAGATTGTCCTCGAATTTGGGAAGCTGCCCGGCGCCCACCAGGGCCTCGCGCTTGACCACGAAGGGGACATAGACCTCCGTGTAGCCATGGACCTGGGTGTGGAGGTCCAGGAGCCAGCTGATCAGGGCGCGCTCCAGGCGGGCGCCCAGCCCCCACAGCACGTAGAACCGGCTGCCCGCCAGCTTGACCCCGCGCTCGAAGTCGATGAGGCCCAGGCGAGGCCCCAGCTCCCAGTGCGGCAGCGGAGTGAAGTCGAACTCCGGGAGCTCCCCCTCCACCCGCACCACCCGGTTGGCGGATTCGTCGGGGCCCACCGGGACGCTGGGATGGGGGATGTTGGGGAACCAGAGCAACAGCTCCTCTCGCCGGGCCCCCAGATCCCGCAGCCGGGCCTCGGCTTCCGTCAGGCGCTCCCCCAACGCCCGCATCTCGGCGATGCGGGCTTCTCGCTCGGGTCCGGGAGGCATCTTGGCGATCTCCCGGGAGACCTGGTTGCGCACCGCCCGCAGCCGCTCCACCTCCTGCAGCATCGCCCGATAGGCTTCGTCCAGCTCCAGGAAGCGATCCACCCGCTCCGGCGACTCCCCCCGATGACGCAGCGCCTCCCGGATCTCCTCCGGGTTCCGTCGGATGCGCTCGATGTCCAGCATCCCGCTCTCACCCCGACACGTGGATCCTGTCCGCCATAACCATAAATCCGGCCCCATCCCCCGTCAAGGCACGTCCCCGCCTTCCCGAACAGCCGGGAATGTGATGAAAGGCCATCGCTCCTTCCGAAGCCCACCCAACCCGTTCCCTTCAGGCAACGCGGGATCCCATCGGATCCCCTCTGTATCCAGAGCCCTCCCCTGCGGATCCAGGAAAATCATCGATCACGCACAGAACGCAAAGATGGAAGTTATAAAAACGTAAAGCACTTGCATGGACGTCTCCCATCTGTAAAATAGAGGCAGGAGGAAAATCCTGTGTGGAGGTTTCCATGTTGGTCAATCCTCGAAAGGCGTCGGCGGAGGAGGCGGGGGATCAGGATCGTTTGATGGCCCTGCTGGCTTACATCATCGGGATCATCGTCCCTCTGATCATCCTGCTCACGGACATGAAGAATCGTCCCTTCCAGCGGTATCACGCCGTTCAGGCCTTGGTGGCCCAGGTGGCCCTGATGGTGATCTTCTTCGCCCTAGGGCTGATCCCCATCATTGGCTGCATCGCGCCCCTGCTCGGCTTGGCCGCCTTCGCGCTCTTCATCTATTACGCGATCCAGGCCTACCAGGGCTATTACTTCGAGATCCCGGTGGTGACCGCCTTCGCCCGCCAGCAGGGATGGATCGTCTGATTCGGGGATGCATTCGTGTCATCCATCTATTCGGGTTCAGGGCGGGTGGCGCGCAGGGCGACGCCGGCCAGGGTTCGGAAGAGCTCCGCCACCCCGATCCCGGTTACACACGAGGTCTCCACGTAGGGGGTGCCCCAGGCCCGGGCCAGGGCCTCGGCCTCCCCGCGGGAGACCTCCCGCGGCAGATCCGCTTTGTTCCCCACCAGGAGCAGCGGGATGGACCCCGCATGGGCACGGAGCTCCTGCCACCAGCGGATCAGCTGATAGAACGAAAGGCGGTTGCTCAGATCGAACACCAGCGCGCCGGCCGCTGCGCCCCGATAGAAGAGATCCCGAAACGCCGCGAAGCGCCGCTGCCCCCCCACATCCCAGACCACCAGCCGGACCGCCATCCCCTCCACCTCCACCGGGCACACGTGGATGTCCACCCCCACGGTCATCCGGCGGCGGGGCTCGAAGGCCCCGTGCAGGTAGCAGTGGACCAACGAGGTCTTGCCGACGGTGGCCTCGCCGGCCAGCAGCACCTTGCGCACCGGAACCGCCGGCTTTGAATCCATCGGTCGGTCCGAGAGCAGCTCCCGGAGCCGGGGCCATGGGAACGAAGCGGGGAGGATCCAGTCCCACGGCCCTTCCGGGATCGGTTCCGCCCGGGCCGCTTGAGGGCTCACCCGGATCACCAACGGGGGCCTTGGGCGCTGCTTCCACTGAGCCGCCCATGCCTCCGACATCTCCTCCGCGGCAACCAGGACAGCGGCGAGGGAGCCTTCGGGGAGGGCGAGGGAGTCCGCCTCCTCAGGGGAGCAGGCCAGCACCTCCCACTCCGGCGACAGGGCCTCCAGGAGGTCTGCCAGCCCGAGGGGTTCCGCCTCCCGGATCACCACCAGGATCCGACCGCCGGGTTCCGCCATCCCGCGCCCTCAGAACAGCATATCCGTGAGATCCCGCTCGCGGAGCAGACGCCGGCGCCACGCGTGGATCTGGGGCACGATGAAAGGGAGCAGGCGCATGCAGTAATAGGGCGGGATGATGGGAACGCCAACGAGATCCCCGAAGGTGATGAGCATGAAGAGGTGCTCCATGGATCCCCGCTGGCGGAGGTGCGCCCGCACCATATCGTGCAGCGCCATCCCGTAAAGGATCTCCCCGATGGCCCGCCCCAGGTTACGCATCCGATCCCACGCCACCGTCATCGCCCGGCCCTCCCTTCCGCGCAGATCCCGCCGCTCATCCTATGGCCAGATCCGGCCGTGGCCCCTCCTCCACTCGGAGGGGCGTCTGATACCAGCGCACCGCCTCCCCCAGGCGGGCCCGCATCTGCCAGCCCAGGCTCTTGGGGGCCGCCTCGATGGCCTGGCGGAGCCGCTCCAGCCGCCGCTGGACCCGCTCCCGCTCCGCGGCCTCCCAGCCGGCGATGACCCGGGCCGCCCGCTCAATGTTCATTGTGACCGTGCGATACCAACCCCAGTCGTCAGCGCAAAGGGCGACGATGGCCCGCAGGTCCACCGCCTCCGCCTGTTCCCCCTCCACGACCTCATGGTCCAGCAGGAGGACGGCGATCTCCAGGAGGTCCGCCTCCCCAGCCTCCACGGCCTGCAGACGGGAGAGCAGGAGATACGCCGGGGGCAGCGTAACCTCCTCCCGGGTCAGAACGGAGGCGAACTCCAGGCGATGATACATCTCGTAAGCGTCCAGGAAGATGTCCACCGGCCATCCGGTCTCCGGCTTGCGAAAGTGCAGGCGTCGGGCGCCGTAGAAGGCGTTGAACCGGGTGAAGGGCTCATACCCCTGATCCTGCAGGAAGGCCTCCACGGCCCGCCGCTCGCGGGAGGCCCCCGCCAGCTCCAGCCCAATGAAAGCCGGGACCGGCAGATACCGGAGGGCAGAGGGACAATGATAAGCGATGCCGATGCTCCCCAGCAGCCGCAGGGTGATCCCCTGCGCTCGGGCGGCCTCCACCAGACGCCGGCCCTCCTGGACCAGATCCTGGATCACCGGGGAGACCCGCGGGACGGCAGGGCGAGGCCGGCGGGGAGCGGCCGGCCGCTCTGAGCGCTCCCTCAACGCCGCGGTCAGCGAGCGGACCACCGGGCCCAGGGCCAGGTTCAACAGCGGAAGGTTCACGGAACGAGCGCAGCAGAGGGCCAGGAAGCCGCCGGGCAGTCGTCGGAGGATCAGACGGCCTCCGGTGAACACCAAATCAACCTCCTGGATGCGCCGTCGGGAGGTCTCCAGGGCCTCCATGGTCCGGGCGGCGATGCGCACCGCAGAGGCCAGGGCCTCCAGGGCGTAACGCTCCGGGAGCGTGTGGGCCAGGATCGTCCCCTCCTCCGTGAACAGGATCCCGCCCTCCACGCCTGGGATGGCGTTCACCTCCTGCAACGCCTCCTCCACTCCCATCCTCTGCCCCCTTTCCCCACACGAGAAGTCGACCCTCGGGGCTCACGAGAGCCGGCCGGGGAGCTCGGCGAGCACCAGCGCCGGGGAGGCCTGGGGGGAGAGCGCCAGGCCGACGATGAGAGGGGGATGGCGGAAGATCAGCAACCGGCGCTGGGGTTCGGAGACCACCGCGTGCTCGAAGGCCCCCATCGGGAGGAACCTGGCCAGGGTTTCGGCCGCGGCAGCCAGGTAGACCGTGAGGGCGCCTTCTGCCTCCCCTTTCCCTTCCGGGACGTCCGCGGCCAGCACCACGCCATCCGGGCCGGCCACCACCACCCCCAAGACACCCTCGATGGTCTTCAAACGGGAGACCAGCTCCCCCGAGGGGAGCGAACGCGGGCCTGTGGGCTCCGGAGCGGCGGCTCGCTGCATCCCTTCCAGGAGCAGATCCTGCCAGGGGCGGTAGAGGGTTCGCTCGGGGCTGCGGACTTCATCTTCGAGGGTGAACTGCCCGTCGGTCCAGCGCAGCAATCTCCACAACGCCGGCTCCCCTTTCAGCTCCCCGCACACCGCGTGGACGAGCTCGCCGTCGGAGAAGTAGAGCTCGCCCTCCAGATCCCCGTGGCGGAGCCGGAGCCGGGCCGCGGCCCGGGAGCGACACCCGGTTTCGATCAGCGCGGCCAGCGGGATCTCCCGCAGGCTCCCCGTGGTCGCCATCGCCGCCTCCTCTTCCGGAGGATCGGCCGCGATGCGCCGGCGATGATGGCTCCAGTTTATCTGTGGTCTTCTGCCATGGCAAGGAGCGCCTTACCTTAAAAAAGACCGCGCGAATACACAGAGGAGTTACACCGGCGTCTCCGGGGGAGCCTGACGAAGGACCCACAGCAGGACACCCGCCAACACCAGAAGGGCCAGGGCCTTGTAGAGGGCGGAGGGGATCAGCAGGGCGATCCCACCGGCCACGGCGGCGAAGCCGTAGTAAGTAAAGAGGATGCGCCCGGGGGACCATCCGGCGTCCAACAGGCGGAAGTGCAGGTGATCCCGTCCGCCCTGGGTGGGCCGTCGCCCTCGGCGCCACCGGTAAGCGATCAGCCAGGCCACATCCGCGATGGGCAGGGCCATCGCCATCACCACAGTGGCCACCTTCGCCCCCCCGATGATGGCCAGGACCCCCAGGACGTAGCCCAGGAAGAGGGCGCCGGAGGACCCCAGGAACAGGCGGGCGGGCGGCCGGTTGAAGAGGAGGAACCCCAGGCAGGCACCCGCCAGGGCGGCGGGCAGGAGCGCCACGCTGTGCTGGGGCGGGTCCAGCCGGTATCCGGCGTGCAGGAAGAGCACCGCCGCCACGATGGCCACCACCCCCCCGGCCAGCCCGTCCACCCCGTCCAGCCAGTTCACCGTGTTCATCATCCCCATCAGCCAGAAGACTGTGAGCAGCACCACCACCGGAGGCGGGAAATAAAGCGGCCGGCCGGTCAGGGGATTGTTCACATATTCGATGAAGATGAGGAAGGGAAGGGCCAGCAGGGCGATGAGGGCCTGGCCGAGGAACTGGGGCCCCGGGGGGAGCTCCCGGCGGTCGTCGATCAGCCCCAGGATCAGGCTCAGGGTCCCTCCTAGCAGCAGCCCGGTCAGGCGGATGACCTCTTTCGGATCGAAACGGGGGATCGGCAACAGCTGGGCGAAGAGGACAGTTAGGGTAAAGGCCAGCCAAAGCGCCAGGCCTCCGGACCGGGGGATCTCCCCACGATGGCGTCGGCGTCCACCCGGGCGGTCGATCATCCCCAGGCGGTGGCCCAGGCGCTCCGCCAGTGGGGAGGCTCCGGTGGAGAGCCCCAGGGCCAACAGAAACACGCTGAGGGCCGCCAAGGGAAACGACATGCCCCGCTCATTCTCCCGGGCTTCGGACGACCCGCTCGGCGATGCGGCGGATTTGCTGGAAGACCTCCCGCGCAGGGAACTGCCGGTCCATGGGGAAGCCGACGTGGATCTGCAGGTGATGGGGCTCGTTGCGCCGCACCGAGAGCCGGGCGACGTAGGGGCAGAAGCGGGCCAAGTCGTTCAGGCACTCGGTGATCACACGGGGCGCGTGCGGCCCATGATAGGCCAGGCGCCCGCCGGCCAAGTCCATGACCTCCCACTCCCGCCAGATGATGCGCTGGAGGATCTCCTGGCCGGTCCACATCGTGGGGTTGCCCCATTCCCCTTCGAAGGCTGGCGGCTGGCGTAGGCGCGCCCGCAGGATCATCAGGTCCCGGCGCCCTCGCCAGCGGGAGAACAGCCAGAGGAAGGGCACATCCCGGGGCTCGAAGACCAGCAGGATCTCGACCTCTCGGAATGGCGGCTTCGCCTCCCGCATCCCCAAGCGGACCAGGGAGGTTCCCACCCACTGCAGGGTGGTCCGCTCGCTGAGGAGGGGGAGCCCCTCGCGCATCCAGCGCAGGAGGCGCTGGCCTTTGTGCACGTTCCACTGCATCCCCAGGAAGAACCACCCGACCACCACCACAGCCAAGGTCATCGCCACCGGCACGCCCAGATCCATCCCGCCCGCTCCTGCTGCAGTTTTTTCTCATCATACAACAGAGAGCCTTCGACCAAAAGCCCATTTTTGTAGGAGCGGCTTCAGCCGCAACCCTCGGCGTCATCGAAAACCCAGCGGCTCGAAGTGGTCAGAGCCGTCTCCACTGCGACCCCTGCGTCGTCGAAGCAGAGATTCGGGGCGAAAGCCCCTCCTACAAAAGCCCATTTTTGTAGGAGCGGCTTCAGCCGCAACCCTCGGCGTCATCGAAAACCCAGCGGCTCGAAGAAGAAGACAAGAAGATCGGGGCTAAAGCCCCTCCTACAAAAGATTCATTTTCATTAAAAACCGGGGAGGGCCTGCGTGAGCCCTCCCCGGGTGGGCGTCTCACCTCGGAAAGCGCTACGCGGCCCCCAGCCGCACCACTTGGCGCACCACTTCGCCGCGGGCCAAGGCATCGAACCCCTCATTGATCTCCTCCAGGCCGATGACGCGGCTCAGGAGCAGGTCCACCGGGAGCCGGCCCGCCTGATGGAGGGCCAGGAACCGCGGGAGATCCCGACGGGGAACCGCCGAGCCCATATAGGAGCCCTTGATGGTTCGCTCCTCGCCCACGATGCTCACCGCTGGGACGCTGAACATGCGCTCGGGATGCGGGAGACCAATGGTGATCGTAGTGCCCCCCCGGCGGGTGGCCTGGTAGGCCTGGATCAGCACCCGCTCGCTCCCAACGCTCTCAAAGGCGTAGTGGACCCCTCCCCCAGTGAGCTCACGGATGGCCGTCACCGGATCCACCTCCCGCGCGTTCACGAGGTGGGTCGCTCCTGCCTTCTGTGCCAGCTCCAGCTTCCCGGGGAGGATGTCTACCGCGATGATGGGATAGGCACCGGCCAGGTGAGCGCCCATCACGACGCTGAGGCCCACGCCGCCCAGCCCGAAGACCGCCACGCTCATCCCGGGCTCCACCCGCGCCGTGTTCACCACCGCTCCCACCCCGGTCATCACCGCGCATCCGAACAGGGCTGCCTTCTCCAGGGGGATCTCTGGATCGATGCGGATCAGAGACTCCTGGGCGGCCACGGTGAAACGGGAGAAGGCGGAGACGCCCAGATGATGGTGGAGGGGCTCTCCCGCGGCGTTCCGGAAGCGCCGCGCTCCGCTGAGCAGCGTTCCGGCCGCGTTCGCCCGGTTGCCGTTCTCGCACAGGACGGGGCGGCCGATGGCGCAGTAGAAGCACCGGCCGCACATGGGGACGAAGGAGAAGACCACGTGGTCCCCCGGCCGCACCTCATGGACGCCCGGGCCGACCTCCCGCACGATCCCGGCGGCCTCGTGGCCCAGGACCATCGGCATAGGCCGCGGCCGGGAGCCATCGATCACGGAAAGGTCCGAATGGCACAGGCCGGCGGCCGCCACCTCCACCAGCACCTCCCCGGGCCCCGGCCCCTCCAGCTCCACCTCCTCCACGGAAAGCGGTCGGGATTCGCGATAGGGCGCCGGCCGCCCCATCTCGTAAAGGACCGCCGCCAG
It contains:
- a CDS encoding roadblock/LC7 domain-containing protein — translated: MGVEEALQEVNAIPGVEGGILFTEEGTILAHTLPERYALEALASAVRIAARTMEALETSRRRIQEVDLVFTGGRLILRRLPGGFLALCCARSVNLPLLNLALGPVVRSLTAALRERSERPAAPRRPRPAVPRVSPVIQDLVQEGRRLVEAARAQGITLRLLGSIGIAYHCPSALRYLPVPAFIGLELAGASRERRAVEAFLQDQGYEPFTRFNAFYGARRLHFRKPETGWPVDIFLDAYEMYHRLEFASVLTREEVTLPPAYLLLSRLQAVEAGEADLLEIAVLLLDHEVVEGEQAEAVDLRAIVALCADDWGWYRTVTMNIERAARVIAGWEAAERERVQRRLERLRQAIEAAPKSLGWQMRARLGEAVRWYQTPLRVEEGPRPDLAIG
- a CDS encoding Rab family GTPase → MAEPGGRILVVIREAEPLGLADLLEALSPEWEVLACSPEEADSLALPEGSLAAVLVAAEEMSEAWAAQWKQRPRPPLVIRVSPQAARAEPIPEGPWDWILPASFPWPRLRELLSDRPMDSKPAVPVRKVLLAGEATVGKTSLVHCYLHGAFEPRRRMTVGVDIHVCPVEVEGMAVRLVVWDVGGQRRFAAFRDLFYRGAAAGALVFDLSNRLSFYQLIRWWQELRAHAGSIPLLLVGNKADLPREVSRGEAEALARAWGTPYVETSCVTGIGVAELFRTLAGVALRATRPEPE
- a CDS encoding zinc-dependent alcohol dehydrogenase family protein, with product MKTLAAVLYEMGRPAPYRESRPLSVEEVELEGPGPGEVLVEVAAAGLCHSDLSVIDGSRPRPMPMVLGHEAAGIVREVGPGVHEVRPGDHVVFSFVPMCGRCFYCAIGRPVLCENGNRANAAGTLLSGARRFRNAAGEPLHHHLGVSAFSRFTVAAQESLIRIDPEIPLEKAALFGCAVMTGVGAVVNTARVEPGMSVAVFGLGGVGLSVVMGAHLAGAYPIIAVDILPGKLELAQKAGATHLVNAREVDPVTAIRELTGGGVHYAFESVGSERVLIQAYQATRRGGTTITIGLPHPERMFSVPAVSIVGEERTIKGSYMGSAVPRRDLPRFLALHQAGRLPVDLLLSRVIGLEEINEGFDALARGEVVRQVVRLGAA
- a CDS encoding DUF4870 domain-containing protein, which codes for MLVNPRKASAEEAGDQDRLMALLAYIIGIIVPLIILLTDMKNRPFQRYHAVQALVAQVALMVIFFALGLIPIIGCIAPLLGLAAFALFIYYAIQAYQGYYFEIPVVTAFARQQGWIV
- a CDS encoding proline racemase family protein: MRAFESTTWSPPPDWQRFTTIDLHAEGEPLRVLATGLDPIPGSTILDKRRYAQQHLDGLRRALILEPRGHADMYGAIITEPASPDSDLGVLFMHNEGWSTMCGHGIIALVTCLLETRLRPSTFPSLDCERLAAKGELRIDAPAGQVIARATLAPDGQRVARVTFRNVPSFAYALDQVVDVPGLGRVRYDLAFGGAFYAYVDAAEIGLGLEAGDYRALIEAGMAIKRAVMATREIRHPFEPDLSFLYGTIISGPPRDPAHQARNVCIFAEGEVDRSPTGTGVSGRAALEYARGRLRPGQPFTIESILGTTFTVTIVDEVNFGGFPAVIPEVSGRAWITGRHEFVLAPDDPLRDGFLLR
- a CDS encoding ribonuclease H-like domain-containing protein produces the protein MESLEARWRRLRGRPSEVKRPPSLPDSGIRLWEESLPLFAWHGDLPLEAWRTAPRGAVATLASHPDWLDIPAEGVLFLDTETTGLVGGAGTMIFLLGFARIEGEALVFRQLFLADPAAEPAFWQAFLGLTTGVQGLVTFNGRGFDLPLIEMRLNRYGLRWRGLDAPHWDLLPTARRLWRRRLPSRALMALEEAVLGLERSPDDVPGAEIPSRYWAYLQHRDPDLLEGVFRHNRQDVLSMVTLAARLAHLFENPERDPAVQGWDWVQLGQWYQESGRWEAAERAFRRALEEEVGDPELRRTAWHALGNLLRRMGRLEEAARVWQAWALEFPGEVWPAVRLARYYERTHRDPREAQRWARIALARIDAQGDPDRWASLRQSLARRLAQWRDPLWGVDPGRRPGLVE
- a CDS encoding glycosyltransferase family 4 protein — its product is MSFPLAALSVFLLALGLSTGASPLAERLGHRLGMIDRPGGRRRHRGEIPRSGGLALWLAFTLTVLFAQLLPIPRFDPKEVIRLTGLLLGGTLSLILGLIDDRRELPPGPQFLGQALIALLALPFLIFIEYVNNPLTGRPLYFPPPVVVLLTVFWLMGMMNTVNWLDGVDGLAGGVVAIVAAVLFLHAGYRLDPPQHSVALLPAALAGACLGFLLFNRPPARLFLGSSGALFLGYVLGVLAIIGGAKVATVVMAMALPIADVAWLIAYRWRRGRRPTQGGRDHLHFRLLDAGWSPGRILFTYYGFAAVAGGIALLIPSALYKALALLVLAGVLLWVLRQAPPETPV
- a CDS encoding DUF4388 domain-containing protein; protein product: MATTGSLREIPLAALIETGCRSRAAARLRLRHGDLEGELYFSDGELVHAVCGELKGEPALWRLLRWTDGQFTLEDEVRSPERTLYRPWQDLLLEGMQRAAAPEPTGPRSLPSGELVSRLKTIEGVLGVVVAGPDGVVLAADVPEGKGEAEGALTVYLAAAAETLARFLPMGAFEHAVVSEPQRRLLIFRHPPLIVGLALSPQASPALVLAELPGRLS
- the serS gene encoding serine--tRNA ligase: MLDIERIRRNPEEIREALRHRGESPERVDRFLELDEAYRAMLQEVERLRAVRNQVSREIAKMPPGPEREARIAEMRALGERLTEAEARLRDLGARREELLLWFPNIPHPSVPVGPDESANRVVRVEGELPEFDFTPLPHWELGPRLGLIDFERGVKLAGSRFYVLWGLGARLERALISWLLDLHTQVHGYTEVYVPFVVKREALVGAGQLPKFEDNLYHDVEDDLWLVPTAEVPLTNLHRDEILEADQLPLYYVAYTPCFRRERMSAGRDVRGIKRGHQFDKVELYKFTTPETSYLELEKMVEDVVDTCRRLGLPTRVVEICTGDLGFAAAKTYDVEVYAAGCGEWLEVSSVSNTEDFQARRANLRYRPRPGARPRYVHTLNGSGLGLPRTVIAIMENYQQRDGSIVVPEVLRPYMGVEVLRGPKGSEGRAEDG